One window of Misgurnus anguillicaudatus chromosome 13, ASM2758022v2, whole genome shotgun sequence genomic DNA carries:
- the LOC129451148 gene encoding retrovirus-related Pol polyprotein from transposon opus yields the protein MEERFDFSDRAFRQHRDPVANLVDTFNELYIDSEEEQESETMSNEQVIDPIANPVDLPLPPPPLEFHEDGLPSNNENQRMSSIEEHLADIEHRIVNLATSEMVSENFQKFEERFNYGLQRELDRVKQMFQSKLEDLNRSFVDCLKRRDKQIEQKFKTVESFIPKPLHTSTTTTHKMYQTSPDSVAQKSLGPVPYAPFPCSNPPIKIELPTFSNLDSEDPVEFIDRFEEYNELRPLYDEELLASLAVSLKGTAKSWWRAEKPSIRDWSSFKEKFLFSFLNEDHKEVAAQKLANYHQGVNENIRDFAFNYRALCLKNNSQMTELEIVQATLRNCNPRLASLLRGTVKTVDDLVRLGTQIEKDWDENKRRWKQGKDEEQRKNAAGGRGQQSHLMLMDPTPSSHNSSVLQTSIILNQCYFNAVIDTGSTFSLLQHRVWQRLKRKDELLTKSSQTFMLANGQSQRTQGKIVWECEIYGVKRDVTFYVMDNENLAVPVILGLDFLKEAKVVIDFNSSCVYVPDASSNHPMCFSEPQEVANVKFYAAQSIGWIPKEEDHQLIEQAVENSHVPIQVKSQLKHLLCEWPTVCTHKIGRTSCIKHEIKTNDELPLRKKPYRVSRAKNDFIEEQIQELLQQNIIRPSTSPWASPVVVVDKKDGGLRLCVDYRGLNSKTHLDAFPMPHITDILDALQGAKVFSTLDSKSGYWQVEMSPDSVEKTAFTTASGLYEFLCLPFGLKNSAASFQRLMEQVLREHKNKFCMVYIDDIIVYSPDIQTHLHHLQLIFNSLHTAGLTLNLKKCKFIHSSLDYLGHTITAEGVKVNVDKVEAVKMFPPPTSLKELQRFLRLAAWYHRFISDFSTKAAPLHALKKKGGKWMWTDECQKAFELLKDELTKAPVLGTPNFNVPFSVQTDASDIGLGAVLTQEVDGEEKVIAYASRLLRGAERSYSVSEKECLAVVWAVEKWHHYLEGNAFEVVTDHASLVWLFQHPKPSSRLERWTIRLQGYHFTVRYRRGQCNVVPDVLSRRHVDESTAILLHTPAKRPFNPVTCELPVDLSQVADEQKKDAECQELFLKAEDQSSKDIMRTQYVVKNDVLFRSVPVAKGGQRFQLLVPTNLKEVFLNYAHDNPLSGHLGKFKTLMRLLEFVYWPSIRTDVWQYCKQCEKCQQHKPTNLKPAGALQSVPIVEPGYMIGMDIMGPFPRSSRQNQYLLVIVDYFSKWVEIFPMRSAKSTIISRILIEEIFTRWGTPAYIVSDRGTQFTSNLLHQLCKQWQVTQKLTTAYHPQSNLTERINRNLKVMIATYVENNHHTWDQWICEFRFALNTAWHESTGFSPAEIALGRQLKGPLQRALQSPPDPDHPSYDTIERQELLFESVRENVDKAQAKQKKYYDLKRRNQDFQEGDLVWVRTHPLSSADDGFMAKISPKWRGPAKIVKRLGPVNYKVVMLSDSKQVDSYHTQNLKICHVSNFDTKGKGM from the coding sequence ATGGAGGAGAGATTTGATTTTTCAGATAGAGCTTTCAGACAACATAGAGACCCAGTAGCTAATCTTGTAGATACCTTTAATGAATTATATATAGACTCTGAAGAAGAACAAGAAAGTGAAACCATGTCCAATGAGCAGGTAATTGACCCCATTGCTAACCCAGTTGATTTGCCATTACCTCCTCCACCCCTTGAGTTTCATGAAGATGGGCTACCATCAAATAATGAAAACCAGCGCATGTCTAGCATTGAAGAGCATCTGGCTGATATTGAGCATCGGATCGTTAACCTTGCTACTTCTGAAATGGTGAGtgaaaattttcaaaaatttgaAGAGAGATTCAACTATGGTTTACAAAGAGAATTGGACCGTGTTAAGCAGATGTTTCAATCTAAACTTGAAGATTTGAACCGAAGTTTTGTGGATTGTTTAAAACGAAGAGATAAACAAATAGAACAAAAATTCAAAACTGTTGAATCATTTATCCCAAAACCGTTGCATACTAGTACCACAACTACACACAAAATGTACCAGACCTCACCTGACTCAGTTGCTCAGAAGAGTTTGGGACCAGTACCGTATGCGCCTTTTCCATGTTCAAATCCGCCAATTAAAATTGAATTGCCTACATTTAGCAATCTTGATTCAGAAGATCCAGTTGAATTTATTGATAGGTTTGAAGAATACAATGAGCTGAGACCTTTGTATGATGAAGAGCTGTTAGCATCGTTGGCGGTGAGTTTGAAAGGAACTGCCAAGAGTTGGTGGAGAGCAGAAAAACCAAGTATTAGAGACTGGTCCTCTTTTAAGGAAAAgtttctcttttcttttttaaatgaagaCCACAAAGAAGTTGCTGCTCAAAAGTTAGCAAATTACCATCAAGGGGTTAATGAGAATATCAGGGACTTTGCTTTTAATTATAGAGCGCTGTGTCTGAAGAACAACTCTCAAATGACTGAGCTAGAGATTGTACAGGCAACTTTACGAAATTGCAATCCTCGACTTGCTTCATTGCTAAGAGGTACAGTAAAGACTGTCGATGATCTGGTTCGACTCGGAACTCAAATAGAGAAGGACTGGGATGAGAACAAGAGGAGATGGAAACAAGGTAAAGATGAGGAGCAGAGAAAGAATGCAGCTGGTGGGAGAGGACAACAAAGTCACCTCATGCTGATGGATCCTACTCCCAGCTCTCATAATTCTAGTGTACTGCAAACTTCAATCATTTTAAACCAATGCTACTTTAATGCTGTAATTGACACCGGAAGCACTTTTTCATTGCTGCAGCACAGAGTTTGGCAGAGGTTGAAAAGGAAGGATGAGCTTCTTACGAAAAGTTCCCAAACGTTCATGCTTGCTAATGGTCAAAGTCAAAGAACACAGGGTAAGATTGTTTGGGAATGTGAAATATATGGAGTGAAACGTGATGTCACATTCTACGTAATGGACAATGAAAACCTGGCTGTGCCTGTCATCCTGGGATTGGATTTTCTGAAAGAAGCTAAAGTAGTCATTGATTTTAATTCTTCATGTGTTTATGTACCTGATGCCAGTTCTAATCACCCCATGTGTTTTAGCGAACCTCAAGAGGTAGCTAATGTCAAGTTCTATGCTGCTCAAAGTATTGGGTGGATCCCTAAAGAAGAAGACCACCAACTTATTGAACAAGCAGTGGAAAATTCTCATGTACCAATACAGGTAAAAAGTCAACTGAAGCATCTTTTGTGTGAATGGCCAACAGTTTGTACTCATAAGATAGGTCGCACAAGTTGCATCAAACATGAAATTAAAACTAATGATGAACTTCCTTTGAGAAAGAAGCCTTACAGAGTTTCAAGAGCCAAAAATGATTTTATTGAAGAACAAATCCAAGAGTTACTTCAACAAAATATAATTAGACCTTCCACTTCACCCTGGGCTTCTCCGGTTGTAGTAGTGGATAAAAAGGATGGTGGTCTTCGATTGTGTGTGGATTATCGAGGGCTTAACTCTAAAACTCATCTTGATGCGTTTCCAATGCCACACATTACTGATATTTTAGATGCTTTGCAAGGAGCCAAGGTATTTAGCACACTGGATTCGAAGAGTGGTTACTGGCAAGTGGAGATGAGTCCTGATAGTGTGGAGAAGACTGCCTTCACAACAGCATCAGGATTATATGAATTTTTGTGTTTACCATTTGGACTCAAAAACTCTGCAGCTTCATTTCAGCGTTTGATGGAGCAAGTTCTCAGAGAACATAAGAACAAGTTCTGTATGGTATACATAGATGACATCATTGTGTACTCACCAGACATTCAAACACACTTACATCATCTCCAACTAATATTCAATAGTCTGCACACTGCTGGTCTTACTCTCAATCTCAAGAAATGCAAATTTATCCATTCATCATTGGACTACTTAGGTCACACCATCACTGCTGAAGGAGTTAAAGTGAATGTTGACAAGGTCGAAGCAGTGAAAATGTTTCCCCCGCCAACTTCTTTAAAGGAATTACAGAGGTTCTTGAGACTTGCAGCATGGTATCACCGGTTCATCTCAGATTTCTCTACTAAGGCAGCACCACTACATGCCCTAAAGAAGAAAGGAGGTAAATGGATGTGGACTGATGAATGCCAGAAAGCATTTGAGTTACTTAAAGATGAACTGACCAAAGCCCCTGTGTTAGGTACACCCAATTTCAATGTTCCTTTTTCAGTGCAAACAGATGCAAGCGATATCGGATTAGGAGCTGTGTTGACACAAGAAGTTGATGGAGAAGAAAAGGTGATTGCATATGCATCCAGATTGCTGAGAGGTGCTGAGAGGTCCTACTCTGTTTCCGAGAAGGAATGTTTAGCGGTAGTCTGGGCGGTAGAAAAATGGCATCATTATCTTGAAGGCAATGCTTTTGAAGTGGTCACAGATCATGCTTCCCTGGTTTGGCTTTTCCAGCACCCAAAACCTTCATCTAGGCTGGAAAGATGGACTATTAGACTTCAAGGATATCACTTCACAGTTCGTTACAGAAGAGGACAGTGTAATGTGGTACCCGATGTTTTGTCAAGAAGACATGTAGATGAGTCAACGGCCATCCTCTTGCACACACCTGCAAAACGACCTTTCAATCCAGTCACTTGTGAGCTACCAGTGGATTTGTCTCAGGTTGCTGATGAACAAAAGAAAGATGCAGAATGTCAAGAGCTCTTTCTGAAAGCTGAAGATCAAAGTTCTAAGGATATTATGAGAACGCAATATGTTGTCAAGAATGATGTTTTGTTTAGGAGTGTACCTGTAGCCAAAGGAGGACAGAGGTTTCAGTTGCTGGTGCCTACTAACTTAAAGGAGGTGTTCTTAAATTATGCTCATGACAATCCACTAAGTGGTCACTTAGgcaaattcaaaacattgatGAGATTACTGGAATTTGTGTACTGGCCATCCATACGTACAGATGTCTGGCAATACTGTAAGCAGTGTGAGAAATGCCAGCAACATAAACCTACTAACCTGAAGCCAGCTGGAGCTCTCCAAAGTGTACCCATTGTAGAGCCTGGATATATGATTGGAATGGACATCATGGGTCCATTTCCTAGAAGTTCTCGACAAAATCAGTATCTCTTAGTCATCGTAGATTATTTCTCAAAATGGGTGGAAATTTTCCCTATGAGATCTGCTAAGTCTACCATTATTTCCAGAATTCTTATTGAAGAAATATTTACAAGATGGGGTACCCCAGCTTACATTGTTTCAGATAGAGGCACTCAGTTTACCTCAAACCTCCTGCATCAATTATGCAAACAGTGGCAGGTAACTCAGAAACTTACAACTGCTTACCATCCACAATCAAACCTGACCGAACGCATCAATCGTAATCTTAAAGTTATGATTGCTACATATGTTGAGAACAACCATCATACCTGGGATCAATGGATCTGTGAATTCCGATTTGCTTTGAACACAGCTTGGCATGAAAGCACAGGATTTTCACCTGCAGAAATAGCCCTGGGACGTCAACTAAAAGGACCACTACAAAGAGCTCTGCAGAGTCCGCCAGACCCAGATCATCCAAGCTATGATACCATTGAACGACAAGAACTATTGTTTGAATCTGTACGAGAAAATGTGGATAAAGCACAAGCCAAACAGAAAAAGTATTACGACC